From the genome of Rhizobacter sp. AJA081-3:
CGCGGCACTGGCCACCGCGACCTGAGCTGCGCGCATGCGCCGGAGCAGACACATCCTGTGTCACCTTTCTGGTGCACTGTGAACCTGAGTTGAACGGGCCTGCGCTCGCGGGCTGGCCTTGACAGGCATCAACACCGTCATTTCTGAGTGAATACCCGCAGTTCTGCCGGCTGAACGCCGTCGCGGAATGGCTCTTGCCTTGGCGGGCTCGGCAGTCCGTGTTTCCTCACCCTCCAATGGCGTGACCGTGCGCCCCTGAGTGGCGTGGCGACGCGCGTTGCCGCGACGTGTGCGTTGCAGGCAGTCGGAGCAGCGTGGCTTCGCTCGTTCGCGCGCGTCGTCGGCGCGCGCGTGCCCTTCATCGAAAAGATCGAGGAGACTCAGAATGACTGTGCTGATTGCATTGGCAGTTTCGATCGGGTTGTTGGCCGTTGTCGCGACATGGGTGTTCCTGGGGCCGCTGGCGGCATTCCAGATGCAGATCTGGCAGGCCTTCATCGCCTGGGCCTGCTTCTTCCACAGCGGAGGCAAGACGGAGGGTCTGACCAAGACCATCGTGTGCATGAGCTTCGGTGCGGTGGTGGGCATGCTGTCGGTGATGCTGGCCGGACAACTCGGCGCGCTGGGTGCCTTCGCAGCGCCCGTGGCGGTGGGCATCGGCGCGGCGGCGATCGTGCTGGCTGCGCACATCGGCGTGCTCTCCACCATCCCGGCCTGCGTCTACGGCTTCGCGTCGGTCGCCGGGCTCATCCTGCTCAAGGGCCTGGCACCGGTGGACGCGATCGTGCCGACCATCGCCTCGATCGTGCTGGGCGCCGTCTTCGGCTGGCTGTCGGAGATGCTCGGCGGCAAGCTGACCAAGGCCGCCTGATGAACGCAGCGGCGGCGCCAGCCGCCGCTTCCTGGCCCGTGCCGCTCACATGAAGCGCGAGGCCAGCTCCTTCATGATCTCGTTGGTGCCGCCGTAGATGCGCTGGACGCGCGCATCGGTGTAGAGCTCGGCGATCGGGTACTCGCTCATGTAGCCGTAGCCGCCGAACAGCTGCAGGCACTCATCCATCACCTTGCCCTGCTGCTCGGTGACCCAGTACTTGAGCAGCGCCGCGCGGTCCACGCCGAGCTCGCCCTTCAGGTGCGAGACCATCGCTGCGTCGACCATCGCGCGCGCCGCCAGCACCGTGGCCTGCACCTCGGCGAGCTTGAAGCGCGTGTTCTGGAAGCTCCAGATCGGTTTGCCGAAGGCCTGGCGTTCCTTGGTGTAGGCCACCGTCTCGGCCAGCGCGCGCTCCATCGCGCCGATGCCGCCCAGCGCCACGATCAGCCGCTCCTGCGGCAGCTGCTGCATCAGCTGGATGAAGCCCTGGCCCTCGGCACCGCCGAGCAGGTTGGCCGCCGGCACGCGAACCTCGTCGAAGAAAAGCTCGGCAGTGTCCTGCGACTTCAGGCCGATCTTGTCGAGCAGCCGGCCGCGGCGGAAGCCTGGGGACTGCTCGGTCTCCACCACCAGCAGCGACATCCCCTTGGCCCCCTCGCCGCCGGTCTTGCACGCCACGATGATCAGGTTCGCGTTGCCGCCGTTGGTGATGAAGGTCTTCTGGCCGCTGAGAACGTAGTGATCACCGTCGCGCCGCGCGCTCGTGCGGATCGCCTGCAGGTCGGAGCCGGTGCCCGGCTCGGTCATCGCGATGGCGGTGATGAACTCGCCGGTGGCCATCTTCGGCAGCCAGCGCTGCTTCTGTGCCTCGCTGCCGTAGTGCAGCAGGTAGGGGGCGACGATGCCCGAATGCAGCCCGCCGCCGAAGCCGCCGAGGTTGGCGCGGGCCGCCTCGAGAATGATCACCGCGTCGTGGCCGAAATCGCCACCGCCGCCTCCGTAGGCCTCGGGCATGGCGGCGCACAGCAGCCCTTGCGCGCCGGCCTCGCGCCACACCTCGGGTCCCAGGCGGCCGGCCGCCCGCCATTCGGCCGCGCGCGGCACCCAGCGCTCGGTCAGGAAGCGGCGCACCGCGTCTTCCAGTGCGCGGTGCTCGTCGTTCATCCAGGCCGAGGGGAAGTTGGCAATCGCCATGGTCGGGTCCTTCAGGCGGCGTTCTTGGCGGGGCGCTTGCGCGACTCGAGCTGTGCACGGCAGCTCTGGTTGATGACGCGCAGCTCGGCGAGCGTGGCGTCGATGTGGGCGCGCTTCTGCTCCAGCTCGGCGATCGCGGTGTCGGTGCGCGTGATCACGTAGTTGAGCTGCTGCGCGCGGCCCTCGCCATGGTCGCCGTACAAGTCGAGGTAATGCTTGATCTCGGCCAGCGGCGAACCGATCGCCTTGGCGCGCAGGATGAGTGCCAGCCGCGCCCGGTCGCGACGCGTGTAGACCCGCGTGCCGTTCACACGCCGCGGCGCAAGCAGGCCCTTGTCTTCGTAGAAGCGCAGCGCGCGCAGCGTCACGCCGAAATCGCGGCACAGCTCGGCGATGCCGAACAGATCGCCCGTGCCGTCGTCGCGGTGCGAGGCGACGAAGGCGCGTGCCGAGTCGTCGCGGGCCATCAGACCACGCGCTGCATGCGCAGGGCCACGCTCATGTCGCCCTGCACCTTGAGCTTGCCGGTCATGAAGCCGGTGGCCGGCTCCAGGTCGCCGCGCAGCATGGCCGCCAGGTTGTCGAGCGTGATGCCGACGGTGCAGTCCGCGTCGGCGCCGCGGTTGTCCACCGTGTTCGGCACGGCCTTGCCGTCCACGTAGATGGTGCCGGCCTCGCCGCAGTCGAACTTGAGCGTGGCGTTCAGGCCGCTGTCGTCTCCGACCTTGGTGCGGATGGCGGTGGTGCAGTCGTCGAGGGTCATGGGGCAGGGTGGGAGGTCAGTGTGCAGATGGCCGGCATCCTAGGGTCCGCCGCTGCCGAAGGGTACCGTGTAATCACCAATACGCCAGCGGGATGACGTTAACGTAAGCTGCGCGGCCATGACGGACCCCACCGAATCGAAGGCCGGCGAGCGCCGGCGCTACGCCAGCGTGCTGCGCCCGGGCCTGTTCGCCGGTCAATTGATCTGGGTCACGGGCGGCGGCAGCGGCATCGGCCGCTGCGTCGCGCACGAGCTGGCCTCTCTGGGCGCCACCGTGGTGCTCAGCGGCCGAACCGCCGAGAAGCTGGAGCGCGTCGCCGCCGAGATCGCCGAGGACGGGGGCCGCGCTGTCACGCGCGCCTTCGACATCCGCGACGAGGACGCCGTGAAGTCGCATGTCGCCGAGGTGGTCGCCGCCCACGGCGCGGTGCACGGCCTGGTCAACAACGCCGGCGGGCAGTTCCCGGCGCCACTGATGGCGATCAGCAAGCGCGGCTTTGAGGCGGTGGTGGCGAACAACCTGACCGGCGGCTTCCTGATGATGCGCGAGCTGTTCCTGCAGTCGATGCAGGCGCACGGCGGCGCCATCGTCAACATGACGGCCGACTTCCGCAATGGCATGCCCGGCATGGGCCACAGCGGCGCGGCGCGCGCAGGCATGGCCAACCTGACGCAGACGGCCGCCTTCGAGTGGGCGCACGCCGGCGTGCGCGTCAACGCGGTGGCGCCGGGCTGGATCGCCTCCAGCGGCATGGACAGCTACGGTGGCCTGACGAAGACGCTCATCCCCAAGCTGAAGAACCACGTGCCGCTGCGCCGCCTGGGTGCGGAGGCCGAGGTCAGCGCGGCGATCTGCTTCCTGCTCAGCCCGGGCGCGGCCTTCATCACCGGCGTCACGCTGGCCATCGACGGCGGCGCGCCGCTGGGCAGCCCGCTGTTCCCGAGCCTGGACCACGACAAGTCGCAGCCCTTCGGCGGCTTTCATCGCGCCACCACGCCCGACGTGCTAAAGGGCGGTGCCTGATGCCGGTCATCACCTCGAAGCTCGACCCGGCGAGCGCTGCCTTCGCCGCCAACACGCAGCGCATGGCCGAGCGCCTGGCCGAGGTGCAGCGGCTCGAAGGCCTGGTGATCGCCGAGAGCGAATCCAAGCGCTCGCGTTTCGAGCAGCGCGGCCAGCTGCTGCCGCGCGAGCGTGTCGCGCGCCTGCTCGACCGCGGCTCGGGCTTCCTCGAGCTCAGCCGGCTGGCGGGCCTGAACATGCACGACGACGACGGCAAGAAGGCCGTGCTCGGCGGCGGCAGCATCGTGGGCATCGGCACGGTGGCCGGCAAGCGTGTGCTGATCTCGGCCAGCGACAGCGGCGTGAAGGGCGGCACCGTCGCGCCCATGGGCCTGAAGAAGGCGCTGCGTGCGCAGGAGATCGCGCGCGAGAACAAGCTGCCGCTGGTCTACCTGGTGGAGTCGGGCGGCGCCAACCTGATGTACCAGGCGGAGATCTTCGTCGACGGCGGGCGCAGCTTCGCCAACCAGGCGCGCCTGTCGGCCGCCGGCATCCCGCAGATCGCGGTGGTGCACGGCTCGTCCACCGCCGGCGGTGCCTACCTGCCCGGGCTGTCGGACTACGTGGTGCTGGTGCGCGGGCGCAGCAGCATCTACCTGGCCGGCCCGCCGCTGGTGAAGGCGGCCATCGGCGAGGACGCGACCGACGAGGAGCTCGGCGGCGCGCAGACGCATGCCGAGGTGACGGGTCTCGGCGAGTACCTGTGCGAGAACGACGCCCATGCGATCGCGCTCACCCGCGAACTGCTCGACAAGCTGAACTGGGATGCGGCCGGCCCGGCGCGCCCCTTCATCGAGCCCTTGTTCGACGAACAGGAGCTGCTGGGCGTCGTGCCCGCCGACGAGCGCGAGCCCTACGACGTGCGAGAGGTGATCGCGCGGCTGGTCGACGGCAGCGACCTTCTCGAGTTCAAGCCCGGCTACGGCAGCGAGACGGTCTGCGGCCATGCGCGACTGATGGGCCACGCCGTGGCGATCATCGGCAACAACGGCCCGATCCAGCCCGAGGGCTCGACCAAGGCGGCGCAGTTCATGCAGCTGGCCGACCAGAGCGGCACGGCGCTGCTCTTCCTGCAGAACACCACCGGGTACATGGTCGGCTCGGCCGCCGAGCGTGGTGGCGCGATCAAGCACGGCTCGAAGATGATCCAGGCGGTGGCCAATGCACGGGTGCCGAAGTTCACCGTCGTGCTCGGCGGCAGCTACGGTGCGGGCAACTACGGCATGTGCGGTCGCGGCTTCGACCCGCGCTTCATCTTCGCCTGGCCCTCGGCGCGCACCGCGGTGATGGGCGGCGCGCAGGCGGCCAAGGTGATGGACATCGTCAACCGCAGCAAACTCGAGCGCGCCGGCCAGGCCGCCAACGAGGACGCGCTGAAGGCCATGAGCGACGCGCTGCGCCTGCGCCTGGACAAGGAGTCCACCGCGCTGTTCGGCACCGCGCGGCTGTGGGACGACGGCATCGTCGACCCGCGCGACACGCGCCGCCTGCTCGGCCTGTGCCTGGCGATGGCCGCCGAGGCCGAAACCCGCACGCTGCGCCCCAACACCTTCGGCGCCGCCCGCTTCTGAACGAGGAACCCGCGATGAAATTCACCCCCGAGCACGAGCAGATCGCCGACACGGTGCGCAAGTTCGTCGCCAAGGAGCTCAACCCGCACGTGCCCGAATGGGAGGCGGCGCAGGAGTTCCCCAGCCACGAGGTGTTCAAGAAGCTCGGCGACCTGGGCCTGCTGGGCATCAAGTACCCGACCGAGTACGGCGGCATGGGCCTGGACTTCAGCTACTCGATGGTGATGGCAGAAGCGCTGGGCGACTGCACCTGCGGCGGCGTGCCCATGGCCATCGGCGTGCAGACCGACATGGCCACGCCGGCGCTGGCCCGCTTCGGGTCCGACGAACTCCGCCGCGAGTACCTCGCGCCCACCATCGCCGGCGACTACGTGGCCTGCCTGGGCGTCAGCGAAGCCGGCGGCGGCTCCGACGTGGCGGCCGCCAAGACCAGCGCGCGCAAGGAGGGCAGCGACTACGTCATCAACGGCTCGAAGATGTGGATCACCAATGGCCTGAAGGCCGACTGGTGCTGCCTGCTGGCCAACACCTCCGAGGGCTCGCCGCACCGCAACAAGAGCCTGATCGTCGTGCCCATGGATGCGCCGGGCATCACCAAGCAGAAGATCCGCAAGATCGGCATGGACTCGTCGGACACCGCGCAGCTGTTCTTCGACAACGTGCGCGTGCCGCAGCGCAACCTGATCGGGCAGGAAGGCATGGGCTTCACCTTCCAGATGCTGCAGTTCCAGGAAGAGCGCCTGTGGGGCGCTGCGAGTTCGCTGCGGGGTCTCGACCGCATCATCGACAGCACCATCGAGTACACGCGGCAGCGCCAGGCCTTCGGCAAGAGCATCCTCGACAACCAGGTGGTGCACTTCCGCCTGGCCGAGCTGCGCACCGAGGTCGAGGCGCTGCGCGCGCTGACCTACCGCGCGGTGGAGATGTACGTGAGCGGCAAGGACGTCACCAAGCTCGCCTCGATGGCCAAGCTCAAGTGCGGGCGACTGTCGCGCGAAGTGGCCGATGCGTGCCTGCAGTACTGGGGCGGCATGGGCTTCACCTGGGACAACCCGGTGTCGCAGGCCTACCGCGACAGCCGCCTCGTGTCGATCGGCGGCGGCGCCGACGAGGTGATGCTGGGCATCATCTGCAAGCTCGAAGGCACCTTGCCGAAGGTGGCCAAGTGAGCGAGCCGGTCGTTCTCACGCGCCGGGCCGGCGCGGTGCTGCACCTGACGCTGAACCGGCCGCAGGCGCGCAACGCGATGTCGATGGCCATGGTGCTGGCGCTGCGCGAGGCGCTGGCCGAGGCGGAAGCCGACGACACGGTACGCGTGGTGGTGCTGCGCGGCGCGGGCGGGCACTTCAGCGCCGGCGCCGACATCACCGAGATGGCCACCGCGCGCATGAGGCTGGCCGCCGACCCGAACGCGATCGCGGCGGTCAACGCCTCCTTCGGCGAACTCTGCGCCGATTACGCACGCACCGGCCTGGCGGTGGTGGTGGTGGTCGAAGGCACGGCCATGGGCGGCGGTTTCGGCCTGGCCTGCGTGGCCGACGTCACGATCGCCGGCGAGAGCGCCGTGTTCCGATTGCCAGAGGCTTCGCTCGGGGTCGTGCCGGCGCAGATCGCGCCCTACCTCGTCGAGCGGCTGGGCACCTCGCAGGCGCGGCGGCTGGCGGTGACGGGCGGGCGCATCGACGCGAAGGCCGCCTTGGCGCTCGGCCTGGTGCACGAACTGCATGCCGATGCCGAACTCGACACCGCGTTGCAGCGCGTGCTGGGCGAGATCCTGCAGAACGCGCCACAGGCGGTGGCGGCCACCAAGGCGCTGATCGCCAAGGCGCGGCTGCACAGCCCGGCCTCGCTGGTTCAGGAGGCCGCCGAGGTCTTCTCTCGTGCCGCGCTGTCGGCCGAGGGGCACCGAAGGCAGACCGCCTTCCTGCAAAAGCGCAAGGCGAAGTGGATGCCGCAGTGAGCTTCGAGAAGATCCTCATCGCCAACAGAGGCGAGATCGCCTGCCGCGTGATCCGCACGGCGCGTGCGCTCGGCTATCGCACGGTGGCTGTCTACAGCGACGCCGATGCCGGCGCGCCGCATGTGTTGCAGGCCGACGAGGCGGTGCGCATCGGCCCGGCGCCGGCGGCCGACTCCTACCTGAACGTCGCCGCGCTGCTCGACGCGGCGCGCCGCAGCGGTGCCGATGGCGTGCACCCGGGCTACGGGTTTCTCAGCGAGAACGCCGCCTTCGCGCAGGCCTGCCTCGATGCGGGGCTGGTGTTCATCGGCCCGCCGCCCGCGGCCATCACCGCGATGGGTGACAAGGCCCTGGCCAAGCGGCGTTTGCACGATGCCGGCGTGCCCTGTGCGCCGGGTTACCTGGGCCACGCGCAGGACGATGCGACGTTGCACGCCGAGGCCCTGAAGCTGGGCTTCCCGCTGCTGGTCAAGGCGGTGGCCGGCGGCGGCGGGCGCGGCATGCGCCTGATGCGTTCTGCCGACGAGATCGGCGAGGCACTGGCCGGCGCGCGGCGCGAGGCGAAGGGCGCCTTCGGCGACGACACGCTGATGCTGGAGCGGCTCGTCGAGCATGGCCGCCACATCGAGATCCAGGTGTTTGCCGATGCGCACGGCCACGTCATCCACCTTGGCGAGCGCGACTGCAGCGCGCAGCGGCGGCGCCAGAAGGTCATCGAGGAGTCGCCCTCGCCGGTGGTCTCGCCCGAACTGCGCGCGGCGATGGGCCACGACGCGGTGGCGGCGGCGCGCGCCGTGGGCTACGTGGGCGCAGGCACCGTGGAGTTCATCCTCGACCAGACGGGCCGCCACTACTTCCTCGAGATGAACACGCGGCTGCAGGTCGAGCACCCGGTCACCGAGATGGTGACGGGGCTGGACCTGGTCGAGTGGCAATTGCGCATCGCCGCCGGCGAGCCGCTGCCTCTGAATCAGGAACAGGTGGCGATGCAGGGCCATGCCATCGAGGTGCGCCTGTACACCGAAGACCCGTACGCCGGCTTCGCGCCACAGACCGGTACGGTGATCCACTGGCAACCCGAGGCGGCGCTGCAGCCGGGCGTTCGCATCGACCATGGGCTGGCCGAAGGCAGCGTGATCGGCCCGTACTACGACGCCATGGTTGCCAAGCTGATCGCGCATGGCCGCGACCGCGCCGACGCGATCCGCCGCCTGCGCGCCGCGCTCGCGGCTGCGCCGCTGCTCGGCCTGCGCCACAACGCGCACTTCCTGCGCGAGCTGCTCGACCATGCCGCATTCCGCCGCGGCGAGATGACCACGCAGTTGCTCGACGACTGGCAGCGCGACGGCGTGCCGCTGATGCAGCGGCCGGTGGCCAGCGATGAAGACTGGTGCCTGGCCGCCGCCGCCTTCGCACTGCGCGAGGGCGCCATGCAGCGGCCGGAGAGCGTGGCGGCCTGCGACCTGCCGTTGCAGCTGGAAGGCCGGCACCGCACGCCCCGCGTGCGGCCGCGGCGCGACGGCAGCGTGCAGGTCACGCTCGACGGCGTGGCGCATGAGCTGCGCTTGCTGGCCAGCGGCGAACGCCAACTGCGTTATGCATGGGACGGTGTCGCGCGCCGCGCCGTGGCGGTCTGGCAGGGTGGGGCGCTGCATCTGGCACGGGAGGCGCATGTCTTCGTCTTCGACGAGCCTTCGCCGGTGCCGCAGTCCGAACACCACGCCGACGCGGGCCGCGCCCTGGCGCCGGTGGCCGGCGTCGTTGCCAAGCTGGCCGTCCAGCCGGGCGACAGGGTCGCCGCCGGCCAACCGCTCGTGTGCGTCGAGGCGATGAAGATGGAGATGTGGGTCCCCGCCGGCGCCGCGGGCCGCGTCGTGCGCGTCGTGGTGCAGGCCGGGCAGCAGGTGGCTTCGGGCGCGCTGCTGGTGGAACTCGAACTGGCGGCCGCGGCCGCCGAATGACGGAGAGCACGTGGACAAGGCCATCCTCACCTGCGCGCTGACCGGCGTGCTGACCAACCCGAAGCAGCATCCTGTGCCGGTCACGCCCGCGCAGATGGCCGCCGAGGCGCGCGACGCCTTCAACGCCGGTGCCTCGATCATGCATGTGCACCTGCGCATGCAGGAGGAGGGCCTGGGCCACATGCCGAGCTGGGATCCGGACGTGGCCGAGTCGGTGGTGAATGCCATCCGAGCCGCCTGCCCCGGCGTGATCATCAACCTGACCACCGGCGTGATCGGCAAGGACGTCTCCGGGCCGCTGGAGTGCATCCGCCGCGTCAAGCCCGAGATCGCCGCCTGCAATGCCGGCAGCCTGAACTACCTGAAGATCAAGTCCGACGGGCAATGGGCCTGGCCGCCGATGGTGTTCGACAACCCGGTGCCCAAGGTGCAGCAGTTCCTCGACGTGATGCAGGAGTATGGCGTACACCCGGAGTTCGAGTGCTTCGACGTGGGCATCGTGCGCTCGGTCGGCATGTACCTCGAGGCCGGCATGCTCAAGCCGGAGATGGGCACGCCCGAATACAACTTCGTGATGGGCGTGGCCTCGGGCATGCCCTGCGACGCCGACCTGCTGGCCCTGCTGCCGCGCTGGGTGAAGCCGGGCAGCGTGTGGCAGACCACGCTGATCGGCCGCGGCGAGATCTGGCCGGTGCACCAGCGCACCGCCGAGCTCGGCGGCATGCTGCGCACCGGGCTGGAAGACACCTTCTACCTGCCCGGCGACCAGCGTGCCACCGGCAATGGCGTGCTGATCGAGGCGCTGGCCGCTTGCGCACAACGTGCCGGCCGCACGGTGGCCAGCCCGGCCGAGGCGAGGCAACTGCTCGGCCTGCGGCACTGACCGACCGCGTGGCCGCCGGCCGCAGGCGGCGGTTCAGTGCAGCGTGTTCATCTCCGGCGCGTGCGGCTTCCAGCCTGCGGCGAACTTCACCAGCTCGGCCAGCGGCTTGGGCGGCGAGACCAGGTAGCCCTGCACTTCGTGGCAGCCGGCCTTGGCCACCACGGCGAGCTGCTGGGCTGATTCCACGCCTTCGCAGACGGTGCGCATGCCCAGCGTGGCGGCGAGCTGCGCGATCATCTGCACGATGGCGCGCGCGTCCTTGCGAAGCAGCACCTCGTTGACGAAGGCGCGGTCGATCTTCAGCGTGTCGAACGGAAAGCGCCGCAGGTAGGCCAGCGACGAGTAGCCGGTGCCGAAGTCGTCGAGCGCGACGCGCACGCCCAGGCCGCGCAGCGCATGCAGCTGCTCCAG
Proteins encoded in this window:
- a CDS encoding DUF1097 domain-containing protein, with the protein product MTVLIALAVSIGLLAVVATWVFLGPLAAFQMQIWQAFIAWACFFHSGGKTEGLTKTIVCMSFGAVVGMLSVMLAGQLGALGAFAAPVAVGIGAAAIVLAAHIGVLSTIPACVYGFASVAGLILLKGLAPVDAIVPTIASIVLGAVFGWLSEMLGGKLTKAA
- a CDS encoding acyl-CoA dehydrogenase family protein; this encodes MKFTPEHEQIADTVRKFVAKELNPHVPEWEAAQEFPSHEVFKKLGDLGLLGIKYPTEYGGMGLDFSYSMVMAEALGDCTCGGVPMAIGVQTDMATPALARFGSDELRREYLAPTIAGDYVACLGVSEAGGGSDVAAAKTSARKEGSDYVINGSKMWITNGLKADWCCLLANTSEGSPHRNKSLIVVPMDAPGITKQKIRKIGMDSSDTAQLFFDNVRVPQRNLIGQEGMGFTFQMLQFQEERLWGAASSLRGLDRIIDSTIEYTRQRQAFGKSILDNQVVHFRLAELRTEVEALRALTYRAVEMYVSGKDVTKLASMAKLKCGRLSREVADACLQYWGGMGFTWDNPVSQAYRDSRLVSIGGGADEVMLGIICKLEGTLPKVAK
- a CDS encoding SCP2 sterol-binding domain-containing protein — translated: MTLDDCTTAIRTKVGDDSGLNATLKFDCGEAGTIYVDGKAVPNTVDNRGADADCTVGITLDNLAAMLRGDLEPATGFMTGKLKVQGDMSVALRMQRVV
- a CDS encoding SDR family oxidoreductase, which codes for MTDPTESKAGERRRYASVLRPGLFAGQLIWVTGGGSGIGRCVAHELASLGATVVLSGRTAEKLERVAAEIAEDGGRAVTRAFDIRDEDAVKSHVAEVVAAHGAVHGLVNNAGGQFPAPLMAISKRGFEAVVANNLTGGFLMMRELFLQSMQAHGGAIVNMTADFRNGMPGMGHSGAARAGMANLTQTAAFEWAHAGVRVNAVAPGWIASSGMDSYGGLTKTLIPKLKNHVPLRRLGAEAEVSAAICFLLSPGAAFITGVTLAIDGGAPLGSPLFPSLDHDKSQPFGGFHRATTPDVLKGGA
- a CDS encoding acyl-CoA dehydrogenase family protein codes for the protein MAIANFPSAWMNDEHRALEDAVRRFLTERWVPRAAEWRAAGRLGPEVWREAGAQGLLCAAMPEAYGGGGGDFGHDAVIILEAARANLGGFGGGLHSGIVAPYLLHYGSEAQKQRWLPKMATGEFITAIAMTEPGTGSDLQAIRTSARRDGDHYVLSGQKTFITNGGNANLIIVACKTGGEGAKGMSLLVVETEQSPGFRRGRLLDKIGLKSQDTAELFFDEVRVPAANLLGGAEGQGFIQLMQQLPQERLIVALGGIGAMERALAETVAYTKERQAFGKPIWSFQNTRFKLAEVQATVLAARAMVDAAMVSHLKGELGVDRAALLKYWVTEQQGKVMDECLQLFGGYGYMSEYPIAELYTDARVQRIYGGTNEIMKELASRFM
- a CDS encoding biotin carboxylase N-terminal domain-containing protein produces the protein MSFEKILIANRGEIACRVIRTARALGYRTVAVYSDADAGAPHVLQADEAVRIGPAPAADSYLNVAALLDAARRSGADGVHPGYGFLSENAAFAQACLDAGLVFIGPPPAAITAMGDKALAKRRLHDAGVPCAPGYLGHAQDDATLHAEALKLGFPLLVKAVAGGGGRGMRLMRSADEIGEALAGARREAKGAFGDDTLMLERLVEHGRHIEIQVFADAHGHVIHLGERDCSAQRRRQKVIEESPSPVVSPELRAAMGHDAVAAARAVGYVGAGTVEFILDQTGRHYFLEMNTRLQVEHPVTEMVTGLDLVEWQLRIAAGEPLPLNQEQVAMQGHAIEVRLYTEDPYAGFAPQTGTVIHWQPEAALQPGVRIDHGLAEGSVIGPYYDAMVAKLIAHGRDRADAIRRLRAALAAAPLLGLRHNAHFLRELLDHAAFRRGEMTTQLLDDWQRDGVPLMQRPVASDEDWCLAAAAFALREGAMQRPESVAACDLPLQLEGRHRTPRVRPRRDGSVQVTLDGVAHELRLLASGERQLRYAWDGVARRAVAVWQGGALHLAREAHVFVFDEPSPVPQSEHHADAGRALAPVAGVVAKLAVQPGDRVAAGQPLVCVEAMKMEMWVPAGAAGRVVRVVVQAGQQVASGALLVELELAAAAAE
- a CDS encoding acyl-CoA carboxylase subunit beta; this encodes MPVITSKLDPASAAFAANTQRMAERLAEVQRLEGLVIAESESKRSRFEQRGQLLPRERVARLLDRGSGFLELSRLAGLNMHDDDGKKAVLGGGSIVGIGTVAGKRVLISASDSGVKGGTVAPMGLKKALRAQEIARENKLPLVYLVESGGANLMYQAEIFVDGGRSFANQARLSAAGIPQIAVVHGSSTAGGAYLPGLSDYVVLVRGRSSIYLAGPPLVKAAIGEDATDEELGGAQTHAEVTGLGEYLCENDAHAIALTRELLDKLNWDAAGPARPFIEPLFDEQELLGVVPADEREPYDVREVIARLVDGSDLLEFKPGYGSETVCGHARLMGHAVAIIGNNGPIQPEGSTKAAQFMQLADQSGTALLFLQNTTGYMVGSAAERGGAIKHGSKMIQAVANARVPKFTVVLGGSYGAGNYGMCGRGFDPRFIFAWPSARTAVMGGAQAAKVMDIVNRSKLERAGQAANEDALKAMSDALRLRLDKESTALFGTARLWDDGIVDPRDTRRLLGLCLAMAAEAETRTLRPNTFGAARF
- a CDS encoding 3-keto-5-aminohexanoate cleavage protein, producing the protein MDKAILTCALTGVLTNPKQHPVPVTPAQMAAEARDAFNAGASIMHVHLRMQEEGLGHMPSWDPDVAESVVNAIRAACPGVIINLTTGVIGKDVSGPLECIRRVKPEIAACNAGSLNYLKIKSDGQWAWPPMVFDNPVPKVQQFLDVMQEYGVHPEFECFDVGIVRSVGMYLEAGMLKPEMGTPEYNFVMGVASGMPCDADLLALLPRWVKPGSVWQTTLIGRGEIWPVHQRTAELGGMLRTGLEDTFYLPGDQRATGNGVLIEALAACAQRAGRTVASPAEARQLLGLRH
- a CDS encoding MerR family DNA-binding transcriptional regulator; the encoded protein is MARDDSARAFVASHRDDGTGDLFGIAELCRDFGVTLRALRFYEDKGLLAPRRVNGTRVYTRRDRARLALILRAKAIGSPLAEIKHYLDLYGDHGEGRAQQLNYVITRTDTAIAELEQKRAHIDATLAELRVINQSCRAQLESRKRPAKNAA
- a CDS encoding enoyl-CoA hydratase/isomerase family protein, which codes for MSEPVVLTRRAGAVLHLTLNRPQARNAMSMAMVLALREALAEAEADDTVRVVVLRGAGGHFSAGADITEMATARMRLAADPNAIAAVNASFGELCADYARTGLAVVVVVEGTAMGGGFGLACVADVTIAGESAVFRLPEASLGVVPAQIAPYLVERLGTSQARRLAVTGGRIDAKAALALGLVHELHADAELDTALQRVLGEILQNAPQAVAATKALIAKARLHSPASLVQEAAEVFSRAALSAEGHRRQTAFLQKRKAKWMPQ